A stretch of DNA from Columba livia isolate bColLiv1 breed racing homer chromosome 11, bColLiv1.pat.W.v2, whole genome shotgun sequence:
GTGGGCTCAGCTCTGTAACAACAGTGGTCACTGCCTAACTGCTGCCTGGAATGTTATCCAAGCAAAAtacatgatttaaaaaaaaaaaaagttcattttaagACAAATTTTTACTTGGTGCTACCTTGGgcaaggagggaagggaggagatgggCCAGTCCTCCCTcccacttttctctctttcactttTCTCTATCACATCACAGCTGTTCCATCATTTTAATCTGCGGAGATTGTCTTTAAATTTCGGAAATGAAATGATTTCTTGCAAGCTGGGATTGGGGTTGGGATCCGCACTCGTTTTTTTCgtgagcagagaagaaaaaagggagaaactcatgTTAAAGCCAGACTGGCCATCTGGAAGGGAGGTGCATTTCTGCTGCCATTAATTGCTCACTCCCCAAGGCCCGCGATACGGCTGCAGTCAGAGGAAATAGCAGGAGTGGGAGTGAGGGCAGGATGGGAGCAGGGAAAGCTGGAGGGGCCGAGGGAATTACACAATGAAATCAATGCCTGCTCTGTCCTCGGCCTCCTGATTTAGGTGACTGATGACTGCATGACCTGGGCCGGTTCTGGTACATCAGCAAGGCAGTGCTTGTGGGCACCGCTAGCAGCTATTCCTCAAATTAATTAACATCATTAATACCACTAGGAAAGAGAGGAACAAGCTTTTGGGCATGCCAGCCCTTACATCTCCAAGCAAACAACAGTTGCCACTCGTGGCTGGTCCATATGGCTTGTACAGAGTGCTGAGTCCCGGCTCTGCCTCCAGCCGGACCCCGGGGATGGGGAATGgagtgggaaaaaaagatgtttctgcGGTTTAGCTCCTCCATGGGCTCACACAGCCAAGCATCATCGCTGCTGTCCCCCGAAAGGAGGAGAAGAGCCCCCGGGGGGGTCAGGCAGGGCTCACGGAGCACCCCCCGGGCTCCAGCCCTCCCCGGGGCCGGCCGTGCGGGCGGaccgcggggctgggggctcctTCCTTCTCAAACGTTCCGGGGGGTCGGGGGACCTTCCGTGTCCCCTGAGTGGGTTGGAACGGCGACGGCTCCGCCTCCgtgcccggggcggggggcggcgggggggccgggcGGGAGGCGGTGCCGCCGCTCGCCCCGCGCACACCGGAGCTGTCCGAGCGCCGGTGCTGCAGCTCCCGCTcgccgctccgctccccgcgCTGCCCGGCCCCGACATGGGCGGCCGGGAGAAGCGGCAACGTTGATCCCCGGCAGCCCGGACAGCCCGACCCCTCGAACTCGGCTCCGCAGCATCCCAGCTCCTCGGCAACCCGGTACTCCGGGACCCTGAGAACCCACCTGCACAGCATTCCGGCTTCTCGGTAAACCGGTACTCAGGCATCCCGGGAACTTGGTACTCCAGCATCCCAGGAACCCACTTCCACGGCATCCTGACATCCCGGGAACTCACTTCCACAGCATCCTGTCTCTCTGGGAACTCAGTACTCCAGCATCCCTGGAACTAGGTTCTGCTGACCCTGGCTCCTCAATAACCCAGTGCTTCAGCTCCCTAGGAACTCATACCTGCAGCACCCCAGGTTTCCAGTAACTCCCTactcccagcaccccagcacccagtATACCTCATGTCCCTGGCTCCCTCTTAGCCCAGCTCCCCATAACTCAGCACCCCCTTCTTCCCCACTCTTCCGCACCCCAGGTCCCCATCTCCCCATTAACCCCAGTTCTCCCAGCATCCCAGGTCTGTCCTAACTCCACACCCCAGCTCCCCGGTATCTGTGCTCCCCTGACCACAAGGCTCCCCGGTCCCCCGGGACCACAACCATGGCATTCATGGTGAAGAGCATGGTGGGGGGGCAGCTGAAGAACCTGACGGGTGGCCTGGGTGGCGAAGAGAAGAGCGAGGGAGAGAAGTCTCCAGCCGAAGCGCAGGGCATGACCCGCGAGGAGTATGAGGAATATCAGCGGCAGCTGGTGGAGGAGAAGTGAGTGTGACCAGCACTGGGTACTGGGATGGGTCGGACCTCCGAGGTCACGGCGGGTGATGGGTCGCTCCCTCCGCAGCCCCCATGCATGGGAGGGTTGGGGGGGAGACAGCACTGGGGGCAGCAGGGCTATGAGGGAGTTTAATGAACCCCCTAATCCCTTAATCCTCTTCCTCGCATGCGAGATGGGATTGTTTCCTCCTTTCAGGAGGAAAGAAACTGTGGGGAACTGGGACTTTGCTGGGGAGATGGAGGGTACCtgggtttggggtggggggaataGAGATGATCACACCCAGGTACTAGGGCCAGCAACCCTGGGTAACTGCCCTGTGTGGTTCGCAGGATGGAGAGAGATGCCCAGTTTGCCCAGCGCAAGGCGGAGAGGGCCACGGTCAGGTCCCACTTCCGAGACAAGTACAGGCTCCCCAAGGTACGGCTGGGCACTGGGCTCCCTCGGCTGGGTGGGGGTTTAAGCTACAAAGCCCAAGTGCAAACCAGTTCCCCTCAAAAGCATCCTTCCCCCAAATCTCAGCCCCTTCCCATCACTCCTGAGCACTGCAAGCCACCAGCCCCAAACAGTTGGACCCCCAACACACACCCTCTGCCTTGCTTGATCTTGCTCTATTGTCCCCCAAATCCGgctggatgagggaaaggcgcCTTCACCCCAgactcccagccctgcagccggGAGCGGAGCCACAGTTACACCTTCCCAGCTGGATTAGccagctcctctccccacaTTATTTGGCAAGGGTTTCCCAGCCAAATTCCTATTTTCGACT
This window harbors:
- the CPLX3 gene encoding complexin-3, coding for MAFMVKSMVGGQLKNLTGGLGGEEKSEGEKSPAEAQGMTREEYEEYQRQLVEEKMERDAQFAQRKAERATVRSHFRDKYRLPKNETDDNQIQLVGGDVELPKELAKMIEQDNEEEEEKNSVIGQLSNIQNLDLDSLKDKASATLEDLKQSAEKCAVM